One Deinococcus roseus DNA window includes the following coding sequences:
- the rimM gene encoding ribosome maturation factor RimM (Essential for efficient processing of 16S rRNA) codes for MELTRIATVQDAFGIQGAIKLYTLGDTERYLDLTRLQIEGVGTLKIKKLEVYEVGMVVELIGISSRALAERLKGKQVYAFDEDLPPLEEGVYYYHDLIGLPVRSLEGQDLGKVIAVHDHGHQDTLEVRKGLKKYLVPLQAPYVEVKLGECIILDAPEGLFEV; via the coding sequence ATGGAATTGACCCGCATTGCTACTGTTCAGGACGCTTTCGGCATCCAGGGGGCCATCAAGCTTTACACCCTGGGGGACACCGAGCGTTACCTGGACCTGACCCGTCTGCAGATTGAGGGTGTTGGCACCCTGAAAATCAAAAAACTGGAGGTGTACGAGGTGGGGATGGTGGTCGAATTGATCGGCATTTCCAGCCGTGCCCTGGCCGAGCGCCTGAAAGGCAAGCAGGTGTATGCCTTCGATGAGGATTTGCCCCCTCTGGAAGAAGGTGTGTACTACTACCATGACCTGATCGGTCTGCCTGTGCGCTCTCTTGAGGGACAGGACCTGGGGAAAGTGATTGCCGTGCATGATCACGGTCATCAGGACACCTTAGAGGTGCGCAAGGGCCTGAAAAAATACCTGGTTCCCCTGCAGGCCCCCTATGTGGAGGTCAAGCTCGGGGAGTGCATCATTCTGGATGCACCGGAGGGGCTCTTTGAAGTTTAG
- a CDS encoding GNAT family N-acetyltransferase → MSLIIRAIEPHELPLYSGLLLDVVLWLQNQGTPLWSPEQITPEALLKLYRLDEFYLAFLKNQPVAGMVLQEKDFLWDGVADGEALYLHKLAVSRTRAGQRLGRDMIDFARQEAARRKKPLLRLDTSAKHPKLCKYYEDYGFEFVGYRHLEDYGFHVNFYQMPIDEAPESVAESR, encoded by the coding sequence ATGTCTTTGATCATCCGTGCCATCGAACCCCATGAACTTCCCCTGTATTCCGGCTTGCTGCTGGATGTGGTGTTGTGGCTGCAAAACCAGGGCACGCCTTTGTGGTCTCCCGAGCAGATCACCCCAGAAGCTTTGCTCAAATTGTACCGTCTGGACGAATTTTATCTGGCCTTCCTGAAAAACCAGCCTGTGGCTGGAATGGTGCTGCAAGAAAAAGATTTTTTGTGGGATGGTGTGGCAGATGGAGAGGCCCTGTACCTGCACAAACTGGCGGTGAGCCGCACCCGTGCAGGGCAGCGTCTGGGCCGGGACATGATTGATTTTGCCCGTCAGGAAGCAGCCCGCAGAAAAAAACCCCTTTTGCGGCTGGACACCTCTGCAAAACACCCAAAACTCTGCAAGTACTACGAGGATTACGGCTTTGAGTTTGTGGGTTACCGCCATCTGGAAGATTATGGTTTTCACGTCAATTTCTACCAGATGCCCATTGATGAAGCCCCCGAATCTGTTGCAGAATCCCGTTGA
- a CDS encoding DinB family protein: MDSLPLDIAPLLQHVRTTLHTTFDQVDGWFDEAEGVLHFQPAQGWSIAQVLEHIGLTNHFLLILIDKAAEKARKNVNQLNLQVELQNIKFDLAGLEQVGTHGAFAWIRPEHMEPSGQADLATVRRTLHSQLQRCLTHLDQLPGGEGLLYTTTMTVNGLGRLNVYEYLYFLAMHARRHLFQLETILKPHQSNTTSLP; encoded by the coding sequence ATGGACTCTTTACCGTTGGACATTGCACCATTGTTGCAGCACGTCAGGACAACCCTTCACACCACCTTTGATCAGGTAGATGGGTGGTTTGATGAAGCTGAAGGGGTTTTGCACTTTCAGCCTGCGCAGGGCTGGAGCATTGCGCAGGTGCTGGAGCACATTGGTCTCACCAACCATTTTCTTTTGATTCTGATTGACAAGGCAGCAGAAAAAGCCCGAAAAAATGTGAACCAATTGAACTTGCAGGTGGAGTTGCAGAACATCAAATTTGATCTGGCTGGTCTGGAACAGGTGGGCACCCATGGGGCATTTGCCTGGATCCGTCCAGAGCACATGGAGCCTTCTGGTCAGGCCGATCTTGCAACAGTGAGACGAACCCTGCACAGTCAGTTGCAGCGCTGCCTGACCCATCTAGATCAACTCCCTGGTGGAGAGGGACTGCTTTACACCACCACCATGACCGTCAATGGTCTGGGACGGTTGAACGTGTATGAGTACCTGTACTTTCTGGCCATGCACGCCAGACGCCACCTTTTCCAGCTGGAAACCATCCTCAAACCACACCAGAGCAACACCACCTCCTTGCCCTGA
- the trmD gene encoding tRNA (guanosine(37)-N1)-methyltransferase TrmD: protein MHRRGSLKFSVVTLFPELVIPFTREAILGKAQEKGLLQFDVVNLRDHAQNKHNKVDDTPYGGGAGMVIRVDVVERCLQTLDPASEVIMLTPAGETFNQKMAEELSQREHLVVLCGRYEGFDARTETLVTREISLGDFVMMGGEAAAACLMEAIGRLVPGVIGDQESHEQDSFSSGLLDYPEYTRPEVWQDQPVPEVLRSGNHAKLARWRRDQALARTLRRRPDLLGQQTLDVEDTITLWQLGVPLEQLQAWGAPAAQAQKKIKRKGLQQNQS from the coding sequence ATGCACCGGAGGGGCTCTTTGAAGTTTAGTGTGGTGACCCTCTTTCCAGAACTGGTGATTCCGTTCACCAGAGAGGCCATTTTAGGGAAAGCCCAGGAAAAGGGCCTCTTGCAGTTTGATGTGGTGAACCTGCGGGACCACGCCCAGAACAAGCACAACAAGGTGGACGACACCCCATACGGGGGCGGTGCCGGGATGGTGATCCGGGTGGATGTGGTGGAACGCTGCCTGCAAACCCTGGACCCTGCCAGCGAGGTGATCATGCTGACCCCTGCCGGTGAAACCTTCAACCAGAAAATGGCGGAGGAGCTTTCCCAGAGGGAGCATCTGGTGGTGCTGTGTGGCCGCTATGAGGGTTTTGATGCCCGCACAGAAACCCTGGTCACCCGTGAAATTTCGCTGGGTGATTTTGTGATGATGGGTGGGGAGGCGGCTGCGGCCTGTCTGATGGAAGCCATTGGCCGATTGGTCCCCGGGGTGATTGGAGATCAGGAATCCCACGAGCAGGATTCTTTTTCCAGCGGCCTGCTGGACTATCCAGAGTACACCCGCCCGGAAGTGTGGCAGGACCAGCCTGTTCCAGAAGTGCTGAGGTCTGGCAACCATGCAAAACTGGCCCGCTGGAGACGGGATCAGGCACTGGCCCGCACATTGAGACGCAGGCCTGATCTGCTGGGTCAGCAAACCCTGGATGTGGAGGACACCATCACCCTCTGGCAACTGGGGGTACCTCTGGAGCAACTGCAGGCATGGGGAGCACCTGCAGCGCAGGCCCAGAAGAAAATCAAACGCAAAGGGTTGCAGCAGAATCAGTCCTAG
- a CDS encoding KH domain-containing protein, protein MRDLAEVVKYLAQSVVDHPESVVVKTKRGPETTYYIHVHDGEEGRIIGKNGRVIQAIRTIARGLNTNRNRVQVDLSSKK, encoded by the coding sequence ATGCGAGACCTTGCAGAAGTCGTGAAATACCTCGCGCAGAGCGTGGTGGACCACCCCGAGAGTGTGGTCGTCAAAACCAAACGTGGCCCTGAAACCACCTACTACATTCACGTTCATGACGGCGAGGAAGGCCGCATCATTGGCAAGAACGGACGGGTCATTCAGGCCATCCGCACCATTGCCCGTGGACTCAACACCAACCGCAACCGGGTTCAGGTGGACCTGAGCAGCAAGAAGTAA
- a CDS encoding VOC family protein, with protein sequence MDRNLLGNNVITQIGILVHDIDTVSQTYADFFGLEKPAWFWTDSIEKAQTEHRGNPSEARAKLAFFDMGSLQLELIEPDHNPSTWRESLDQNGEGVHHIAFVIEGMKEKIALLEQNGMPLLQKGEYIGGRYAYMDTLKPLKVILELLENNKK encoded by the coding sequence ATGGACCGCAACCTGCTCGGCAACAACGTGATCACCCAGATTGGCATTCTTGTGCATGACATCGACACCGTTTCCCAGACCTACGCTGACTTTTTTGGTCTGGAGAAACCTGCCTGGTTCTGGACCGATTCCATCGAGAAAGCCCAGACCGAGCACCGGGGAAATCCTTCTGAGGCCCGTGCAAAGCTGGCTTTTTTTGACATGGGTTCCCTGCAACTCGAGCTGATTGAACCAGACCACAACCCCAGCACCTGGAGGGAATCCCTGGACCAGAATGGTGAAGGGGTGCATCACATTGCTTTTGTGATTGAGGGCATGAAAGAGAAAATTGCACTGCTGGAGCAAAACGGCATGCCCCTCTTGCAGAAAGGGGAATACATCGGGGGCCGTTATGCCTACATGGACACCCTGAAACCCCTGAAGGTCATTCTGGAACTGCTGGAAAACAACAAAAAATAA
- a CDS encoding DinB family protein — protein sequence MHAERFYSYLRKARRELWTSLRTLSDEDLSRAVLPTEGARCIKDLVFHIAAVEDGWFHLDLLGKPMVQVAFGLEPTSEDTYWHHETEPLEKLLAYWEAVEADTLQLWPELMAVAGSDQKIKAFDDRTETLSADEVLWHVMQHEVRHTAHIVQMMRLLGHKPPSLDYVFLMAH from the coding sequence ATGCATGCTGAACGCTTTTACAGCTACTTGAGAAAAGCCCGCCGTGAGCTCTGGACTTCACTTCGCACCCTCTCAGATGAAGACCTCTCCAGAGCGGTCCTCCCCACCGAAGGAGCACGCTGCATCAAGGATCTGGTGTTTCACATTGCTGCCGTAGAAGATGGCTGGTTTCATCTGGATTTGCTTGGAAAGCCCATGGTGCAAGTTGCTTTCGGTCTGGAGCCCACCTCTGAAGACACCTACTGGCACCATGAAACCGAACCCCTGGAAAAGCTGCTGGCCTACTGGGAAGCCGTGGAAGCAGACACCCTGCAACTCTGGCCAGAGTTGATGGCGGTGGCAGGGTCAGACCAGAAGATCAAAGCTTTTGATGACAGAACAGAAACCCTCAGTGCAGACGAAGTCCTATGGCACGTCATGCAACACGAGGTGCGACACACCGCCCACATTGTGCAGATGATGCGCCTGCTGGGACACAAACCCCCTTCTCTGGATTACGTGTTCCTGATGGCGCATTGA